From a region of the Selenomonas sp. AB3002 genome:
- a CDS encoding recombinase family protein, with translation MNAAIYARVSTDKQAEQGYSLGAQIADCTAKARSLGATLVQEFIDDGYSGAYLDRPALTSMRDAVRAKMFDFVVVYDIDRLSRNLSHQLLITDDIESAGAQLHFVNADYKASAEGRLFYAIRGAFAGYEREKIRERSMRGRVAMLKQGKVIEDSHVYGYDFDKENHCYIINELEARNIREIFRLYLMGFGGTSAIARHFNANIDKFPPPNRRKWAVSTIHDILKREMYTGRFFAHKTYHFRTGLKSERRIERPPDEWIPMQCPPIISDEEHKRAVELLSKNRTFDLHRKRTPFLFQGLLYCTQCGRMLNVRRNGKNVAYYMCIHNQNDGNFASCGSRNFQCAPTDAALWELLESICQSPEAVENYIRKSLPPPAPGAGAEDARQQELSRIHQERQSILQWVGDGLISHEDATARLKALKAAENRLARVNTCKPLAPVRTDAGAVYEAVRNCPPTPDAKRQIVRQVIDHINIMRTDAGTGRKHYQFDIQIFFRK, from the coding sequence ATGAACGCGGCAATTTACGCCAGGGTCAGCACCGACAAGCAGGCGGAGCAGGGTTATTCTCTCGGCGCACAAATTGCGGATTGTACCGCAAAAGCCCGCTCGCTCGGTGCTACGCTCGTGCAGGAATTTATAGATGATGGATATTCGGGGGCGTATCTTGACCGCCCTGCATTAACATCTATGCGTGATGCAGTTCGCGCGAAAATGTTTGATTTTGTCGTGGTCTATGATATTGATAGACTGAGCCGAAATTTAAGCCATCAGCTTTTAATAACGGACGACATAGAATCAGCAGGGGCGCAATTGCATTTCGTTAATGCAGATTATAAAGCATCGGCGGAAGGGCGTTTATTTTACGCAATCCGCGGGGCTTTTGCGGGATATGAAAGGGAAAAAATTCGGGAACGGTCAATGCGGGGCAGGGTCGCAATGTTGAAACAAGGGAAAGTTATCGAGGATTCCCATGTTTACGGATACGATTTCGACAAAGAAAATCACTGCTATATTATCAACGAATTGGAAGCCAGAAACATCCGTGAAATATTCCGCCTGTATCTCATGGGCTTCGGCGGTACATCTGCAATTGCCCGACATTTTAACGCTAATATAGACAAATTTCCCCCGCCTAACCGACGTAAATGGGCGGTATCGACCATCCATGATATACTAAAAAGGGAAATGTATACGGGCAGATTTTTTGCCCATAAAACGTATCATTTTCGGACGGGTTTAAAATCTGAAAGGCGGATTGAACGCCCGCCCGATGAATGGATTCCAATGCAATGCCCGCCGATAATTTCGGACGAGGAGCATAAAAGGGCTGTTGAACTTTTGAGCAAAAATCGCACTTTTGACCTGCATCGGAAACGCACCCCGTTTTTATTTCAAGGTCTGCTATATTGCACACAATGCGGGCGAATGCTTAACGTGAGACGCAACGGAAAAAATGTCGCATATTATATGTGCATACACAACCAAAACGACGGCAATTTTGCATCTTGCGGGTCGCGGAATTTTCAGTGCGCCCCCACGGATGCCGCACTCTGGGAATTGCTTGAATCAATCTGCCAGTCGCCCGAAGCCGTGGAAAATTATATCCGCAAGTCATTGCCGCCCCCTGCCCCTGGTGCTGGTGCAGAAGATGCCCGCCAGCAGGAACTATCCCGCATCCACCAGGAAAGGCAGTCTATTTTGCAATGGGTCGGGGACGGGCTTATAAGCCACGAAGATGCGACAGCCCGCCTAAAAGCGCTCAAGGCCGCCGAAAATCGCCTTGCAAGGGTGAATACCTGCAAACCCCTAGCGCCCGTCAGAACGGACGCTGGGGCGGTATATGAGGCCGTTCGCAATTGTCCTCCCACACCAGATGCAAAAAGGCAAATCGTTCGCCAGGTAATAGACCATATAAACATCATGCGCACGGATGCAGGGACAGGGCGCAAGCATTATCAATTCGACATCCAGATATTTTTCCGCAAGTAA